In Polypterus senegalus isolate Bchr_013 chromosome 12, ASM1683550v1, whole genome shotgun sequence, the following are encoded in one genomic region:
- the LOC120541514 gene encoding relaxin-3 receptor 1-like: MRTFRILSVGLFRSASCNRGFDMLTVVTDVPGILLLSTGMTESQNDTRRVLNASTGGHHFSTLDDIDVTADASPVLRIFISIVYSVVCAAGLVGNLLVFFLMKTKQGCKKSNINFFILNLAVTDFQFVLTLPFWAVDTALDFSWPFGDVMCKIVLSVTVMNMYASVFFLTAMSIARYWLVASALKNRNRRLPCSVRWVCMLLWVSATVATAPTTLFSTVHNVAGEKLCLLRFPEGQHWLALYHLQKIMIAFVLPMAILSICYLLLVRFLRQQSTNNNNPKRRSRVTRSVTVVVLSFFLCWMPNQAITFWGVLVKFSAVRWDKAYYLVHTYVFPVTVCLAHANSCLNPILYCLMRREFRKILRGLFWRISPPVNSNTCPLRQFSGSFNPAQYDTQGVIPVNVTGIDPGRVPSALHGACNTVPSSSTFM, translated from the coding sequence ATGCGTACATTTCGCATTTTATCAGTTGGTTTGTTTCGATCGGCGAGCTGTAATCGGGGCTTTGATATGCTCACTGTGGTGACCGATGTCCCTGGGATACTGTTATTGTCCACCGGGATGACCGAGTCGCAGAACGACACCCGCCGAGTCTTGAACGCCTCGACAGGAGGGCATCACTTCAGCACCCTCGACGATATCGATGTGACCGCGGACGCCAGTCCGGTGCTGAGAATCTTCATCTCCATCGTGTACTCTGTTGTTTGCGCAGCAGGGCTGGTGGGCAACTTGCTGGTTTTCTTTCTGATGAAGACGAAGCAAGGCTGTAAAAAGTCCaatatcaatttcttcatccttaaCTTAGCGGTCACTGACTTCCAATTTGTTCTAACCCTACCCTTTTGGGCAGTGGACACTGCTTTGGACTTCAGCTGGCCTTTTGGAGATGTCATGTGCAAGATCGTCCTGTCGGTGACCGTCATGAACATGTACGCCAGCGTGTTTTTTCTCACGGCTATGAGTATAGCCCGCTACTGGTTAGTCGCCTCAGCTTTGAAGAACAGGAACCGCCGCTTGCCCTGCTCAGTACGCTGGGTCTGCATGCTGCTGTGGGTCTCCGCCACCGTTGCCACCGCACCCACCACCCTGTTCTCCACGGTGCATAACGTCGCTGGAGAGAAGCTCTGCCTCCTCCGTTTTCCCGAAGGTCAGCACTGGCTAGCGCTTTACCACCTGCAAAAGATAATGATTGCCTTCGTGCTGCCTATGGCTATTCTGTCCATCTGCTACCTGCTGCTCGTCCGTTTCCTCAGACAGCAGAGCACGAACAATAACAACCCCAAACGGAGGTCGAGGGTAACTCGCTCGGTCACCGTCGTGGTGCTTTCCTTCTTTTTGTGCTGGATGCCTAACCAAGCTATCACATTCTGGGGGGTACTCGTCAAGTTCAGCGCTGTCCGCTGGGACAAAGCTTATTACCTCGTGCACACGTATGTTTTCCCGGTCACCGTGTGCCTGGCTCACGCCAATAGCTGCCTGAACCCCATCCTCTACTGCCTCATGAGACGTGAGTTCAGGAAGATCCTGCGTGGCCTTTTCTGGCGGATCTCACCTCCGGTCAACTCAAATACTTGCCCTCTCCGGCAGTTCTCGGGATCTTTCAACCCAGCCCAATATGACACGCAGGGGGTCATTCCTGTGAATGTGACGGGAATCGATCCAGGACGAGTGCCTTCGGCTCTCCACGGTGCGTGCAACACCGTACCTTCGTCTAGTACCTTCATGTAG